In Companilactobacillus allii, one genomic interval encodes:
- a CDS encoding ABC transporter substrate-binding protein, with the protein MKKYLMGLITLIMATTLLAGCKTSASDNKTLDVGILQIVQHGSLDAARSGFKSGLNEAVKKHDKSMKVKYTYMNAQGDQSNVTSMSQQLTQKKPDLLLAIGTQAAQGLAKKTKDTPIIVTAVTDPKSAGLVKSNEKPQTNVTGASDISPVGKQIKLLKSITKNDKPIGIMYNSSEENSVLQVNLAKKYAKKHNIKIKTVSVTSTNDVASAVSGMKDSVSGIYLPTDNLMASSMKTIGKKAKEASLPVVTGSIEMAQDGGTATYGINYKDLGKQAGEMAYQVLVNKKDPKSMAIETSKTLRLYVNKANAKAIGIDSASITKP; encoded by the coding sequence ATGAAAAAATATTTAATGGGATTAATTACATTGATCATGGCAACAACACTACTGGCAGGTTGTAAAACTTCAGCAAGTGATAATAAGACGCTGGACGTAGGCATATTACAAATCGTGCAACATGGTTCGCTAGATGCAGCTAGAAGTGGTTTCAAATCGGGATTAAATGAGGCAGTAAAAAAGCATGATAAGTCGATGAAGGTTAAATACACATATATGAATGCCCAAGGTGATCAGTCAAACGTTACATCAATGAGCCAACAACTTACTCAAAAAAAGCCTGATCTATTGTTAGCAATTGGTACACAGGCTGCTCAAGGCTTGGCAAAGAAAACTAAGGACACACCTATTATTGTTACAGCTGTTACTGATCCTAAATCTGCAGGATTAGTAAAATCCAATGAAAAACCACAAACAAACGTGACTGGTGCCAGTGATATATCACCAGTTGGTAAACAAATAAAACTACTTAAATCCATTACTAAGAATGATAAGCCAATAGGAATTATGTACAATTCATCGGAAGAAAATTCTGTATTACAAGTTAATCTTGCTAAGAAATATGCTAAGAAACACAATATTAAAATTAAGACAGTAAGTGTTACGAGTACAAATGATGTTGCTAGTGCTGTTTCAGGTATGAAAGATTCAGTATCTGGTATCTATCTACCAACAGATAACTTGATGGCAAGCTCTATGAAGACTATTGGTAAAAAAGCTAAAGAGGCAAGTTTACCAGTAGTTACAGGATCCATTGAGATGGCTCAAGATGGTGGTACAGCTACTTATGGTATTAACTACAAAGATCTTGGTAAACAAGCAGGCGAAATGGCTTATCAAGTATTGGTTAATAAAAAAGACCCCAAGTCTATGGCAATCGAGACTTCTAAGACTTTGAGATTATATGTAAATAAAGCTAATGCCAAGGCAATTGGAATCGATAGTGCAAGCATTACTAAACCCTAG
- a CDS encoding ABC transporter ATP-binding protein, with protein sequence MAENKRQSIWARSMPVKEQLTVIKRLISYAKPFKWYFIITIILSGTISLVNIYLPKILQIFIDKYLRVGKADINIMWFFAGLYLFGMLTRAVMQFFQNYTSTMGAEYMLESVRREMFTKLHKMGMRYFDQVPGGSILSRLTNDTMSFSNFWALFNTLFTAFFAVITSFLAMYFTDRKISLWLLIFMPFLGVVIWYYQRYSSKVYRRMRERLSELNTKLSEAITGISVIQQFRQEHRINDEFDTTNNAYFKTRQAMIRTNSLLLSPIIDLFYALGTVMVLGVFGIRGLDGYVAAGMVYAFVTYLDNFYNPLTRMMDNLSDFQDGIVAGSRVLKVMDDQTMAPTQHPVEGLKITEGKIEFKHVTFAYDGVNPVLKDVSFVAKPGQTIALVGQTGSGKTSTINVLMRFYEFQSGEILIDDRDIREYPTAELRKKFGLVLQEPFMFYGDINSNIRMFDESISDEQVRDAAKFVMADDFINNLPQNYRSRVIERGASYSSGQRQLISFARTIVTDPKILILDEATANVDTETEEMIQTGLQKIQENRTTIAIAHRLSTIQNADLILVLNQGKIVERGDNEELMKQRGYYYDMIQLQNTDDKDNK encoded by the coding sequence ATGGCTGAAAATAAGCGCCAATCAATATGGGCTCGTAGTATGCCTGTTAAAGAACAATTAACAGTTATTAAGCGATTAATATCATACGCTAAACCCTTTAAATGGTATTTTATTATTACAATTATTTTGTCCGGGACCATTAGTCTCGTTAATATATATTTGCCCAAAATATTACAAATATTCATTGATAAGTATTTGAGAGTTGGTAAGGCTGATATCAATATTATGTGGTTCTTTGCTGGACTATATTTGTTTGGGATGTTGACTCGTGCCGTGATGCAATTCTTCCAAAACTATACTAGTACTATGGGTGCTGAGTATATGTTGGAGAGTGTACGTAGAGAAATGTTCACAAAATTACATAAGATGGGTATGAGATATTTTGATCAGGTACCAGGTGGTTCAATATTATCCAGATTAACCAATGATACAATGTCATTTTCCAATTTCTGGGCACTATTCAATACACTTTTTACTGCTTTCTTTGCAGTTATAACATCATTTTTGGCGATGTATTTCACTGACCGCAAAATTTCACTGTGGTTATTAATATTTATGCCGTTTTTAGGTGTTGTTATTTGGTATTACCAAAGATATAGTTCCAAGGTTTATCGCCGTATGCGTGAGAGATTAAGTGAATTGAATACCAAACTTAGTGAAGCGATTACGGGTATTAGTGTGATTCAACAATTCAGACAGGAACATCGAATCAATGATGAATTTGATACTACTAATAATGCTTACTTCAAAACACGTCAAGCAATGATTAGAACAAATTCGTTATTATTAAGTCCAATTATTGATCTATTTTATGCATTAGGAACAGTTATGGTACTTGGTGTATTTGGAATACGTGGTTTGGATGGATACGTTGCTGCTGGTATGGTTTATGCATTCGTAACTTATCTAGACAATTTTTACAATCCACTAACAAGAATGATGGATAATTTATCTGACTTTCAAGATGGTATTGTTGCAGGTTCTCGTGTCTTAAAAGTTATGGATGACCAAACTATGGCTCCAACTCAGCATCCTGTTGAGGGATTGAAGATCACTGAAGGAAAGATTGAATTCAAACACGTTACATTTGCATATGATGGAGTTAATCCAGTGCTAAAAGACGTATCCTTTGTTGCAAAACCTGGTCAAACAATTGCATTAGTTGGCCAAACTGGTAGTGGTAAAACTTCGACTATTAATGTTTTAATGCGTTTTTATGAATTCCAGTCTGGTGAAATATTAATCGATGACAGAGATATTAGAGAATATCCAACTGCGGAATTACGTAAAAAATTTGGTTTGGTTTTACAGGAACCATTCATGTTCTATGGGGATATCAATTCCAATATTAGAATGTTTGATGAGAGTATCTCAGATGAGCAAGTAAGAGATGCCGCAAAATTTGTTATGGCGGATGATTTCATTAATAATCTGCCACAAAATTATCGCTCTCGGGTTATTGAACGTGGTGCCAGTTATTCGTCTGGACAGCGTCAATTGATTTCGTTTGCTAGAACTATTGTTACTGATCCTAAGATTCTTATCTTGGATGAGGCGACTGCTAATGTTGATACTGAAACTGAAGAAATGATTCAGACGGGACTGCAAAAGATTCAAGAGAATCGGACAACTATAGCTATAGCGCATAGATTATCAACGATTCAAAATGCTGATTTGATATTAGTTTTGAATCAAGGCAAGATTGTTGAACGTGGAGATAATGAAGAGTTGATGAAGCAACGTGGATACTACTATGACATGATTCAATTGCAGAATACAGACGACAAAGATAATAAATAG